Proteins from one Halovivax limisalsi genomic window:
- a CDS encoding HesB/IscA family protein, whose amino-acid sequence MSTEPATGSDSQPRIEVTEAAAEQALSLLDQEGLDDDVAGLRLFVQQGGCAGLSYGMRFDDEPEEDDAIYTHHDLRVFVDPASLKYIEGSVLDYESGLQAEGFHVENPNVVSECGCGESFRT is encoded by the coding sequence ATGAGTACCGAGCCGGCCACCGGAAGTGACTCTCAGCCACGAATCGAGGTCACCGAGGCCGCCGCCGAGCAGGCCCTCTCGCTGCTCGACCAGGAAGGGCTGGACGACGACGTCGCCGGCCTGCGCCTATTCGTCCAGCAGGGCGGCTGTGCGGGGCTCTCCTACGGCATGCGCTTCGACGACGAACCGGAAGAGGACGACGCGATCTACACCCACCACGACCTGCGCGTCTTCGTCGATCCGGCCAGCCTGAAGTACATCGAGGGGAGCGTCCTCGACTACGAGAGCGGCCTCCAGGCGGAGGGATTCCACGTCGAGAACCCGAACGTCGTCAGCGAGTGCGGCTGCGGCGAATCGTTCCGCACCTGA
- a CDS encoding NAD(P)/FAD-dependent oxidoreductase → MERVDVAIVGGGPAGASAAEQAAAHGAETVCLEQGVPREDRTELGPDSTDAAGMLDYWVDIMDEDYRDIPDDVILQELGGTDFVGPTTRVELDTTGMEASYPGFGFTFHRARMDDWLYERARDAGAEIRVGTSVSTLETDLQASGPTHTLALSNGDELAADRVVLADGPQRRITLDALDQFTPPGRSVADALSPPAANHIAYQEYREFPADAFPDDRLLFWWGWMPGETAYPWVFPNDGTVARVGLTMPIGMTLDDVEYPETYRLLRPTDDGIPSGSTYIERLLDAVYGDEYDVETDFPRVEDRGKSKGTETYPISSTRPIDSPVEAGIAVAGGAMGTTSAFHEGGYHVAVRTGKIAGRLAAVDRLESYNDLWKRAVGDEICRNVSFADIVADYRPDDWDRVFDVANGMLGSDGGNGSLLARGYSAGIGASKLLLAYKRRKFRYRNGGYVQFREDEYVY, encoded by the coding sequence ATGGAACGCGTAGACGTCGCGATCGTCGGCGGTGGCCCGGCCGGCGCCTCGGCCGCCGAACAGGCCGCGGCTCACGGCGCCGAGACGGTCTGTCTCGAACAGGGCGTCCCCAGGGAGGACCGGACCGAGTTGGGCCCCGACTCGACCGACGCCGCCGGCATGCTCGACTACTGGGTCGACATCATGGACGAGGACTACCGGGACATTCCCGACGACGTCATCCTGCAGGAACTCGGCGGGACGGACTTCGTCGGCCCGACGACGCGCGTCGAACTCGACACCACCGGCATGGAGGCGTCCTATCCCGGCTTCGGATTCACCTTCCACCGCGCGCGGATGGACGACTGGCTCTACGAGCGAGCGCGCGACGCCGGGGCCGAGATCCGCGTCGGCACCAGCGTCTCGACCCTCGAAACGGATCTCCAGGCGTCCGGCCCGACCCACACCCTCGCGCTCTCGAACGGCGACGAACTCGCGGCCGACCGCGTGGTGCTCGCCGACGGCCCGCAGCGACGCATCACGCTGGACGCACTCGATCAGTTCACGCCTCCGGGGCGGAGCGTCGCCGACGCCCTCTCGCCACCCGCGGCGAATCACATCGCGTACCAGGAGTACCGCGAGTTCCCCGCGGACGCCTTTCCCGACGATCGACTCCTCTTCTGGTGGGGCTGGATGCCCGGCGAGACCGCCTACCCCTGGGTGTTCCCCAACGACGGGACCGTCGCGCGCGTCGGCCTGACCATGCCCATCGGGATGACGCTCGACGACGTCGAATACCCGGAGACCTACCGGTTGCTCCGCCCGACCGACGACGGCATTCCGTCCGGGTCGACGTACATCGAACGCCTCCTCGACGCGGTCTACGGGGACGAGTACGACGTCGAGACCGACTTCCCCCGCGTCGAAGATCGCGGCAAGTCGAAGGGGACCGAAACCTACCCAATCTCTTCGACGCGGCCCATCGATTCGCCCGTCGAGGCCGGTATCGCCGTCGCAGGCGGTGCGATGGGGACGACCTCGGCGTTCCACGAGGGCGGCTACCACGTCGCCGTTCGGACCGGCAAGATCGCGGGCCGCCTCGCCGCGGTCGACCGCCTCGAGTCCTACAACGATCTGTGGAAGCGCGCGGTGGGCGACGAGATCTGTCGCAACGTCTCGTTCGCGGACATCGTCGCGGACTATCGACCCGACGACTGGGACCGCGTCTTCGACGTCGCGAACGGCATGCTCGGCAGCGACGGCGGCAACGGTAGCCTCCTCGCCCGAGGGTACTCCGCCGGTATCGGCGCTTCGAAACTGCTACTCGCGTACAAGCGTCGGAAGTTCCGGTACCGTAACGGCGGCTACGTCCAGTTCCGCGAAGACGAGTACGTCTACTGA
- a CDS encoding YcaO-like family protein produces MDVHFVGDDPVRESVEAALSDVDIGLVDASVDDLAEATVAIVTDVAGSPTIAQAARQARAGSTPWIAVEVGGIGGRTFTDLDAAITGFGPETACYDCLRARIGSTRESHTTTANPRADRATVRLAGAIAGRECIRWFAGEGESIVGSIVELPHARRELHPVEGCRCQSTGRDRSLDPTDDRERTLDETVDLMERAIDDRVGLVRSIGEVDSYPTPYYLATLAETAAYSDVSAAQNAAGVDEDWNRAFVKAIGEGLERYCAGVYTDDDFTVSPAAKLESVVEPGDLVRPDDAETPGPDEPISWVRGRDLRRDDPTYLPADAVHFPQPDGGVLPSITTGLGLGSSTADALVSGLTEVIERDATMLAWYSTYDPLELELDDEAFDRLARRLSSEGLTVTPLLVTQDVDVPVVSVAVSRQGSNPAWPAFAVGSAASLDVAAAARDALAEAAQNWMELRSIGPDEADDAGAWIGRYGRFPDAARSFVDAEATVDASTVGPAAPPTGAAAVSELLDRLDDAALDAFAAKLTTRDVAAIGFEAVRVVVPDAQPLFTDAPFFGERARSVPESLGYEPRLDRDPHPYP; encoded by the coding sequence ATGGACGTACACTTCGTCGGCGACGACCCGGTTCGGGAGTCGGTCGAGGCGGCGCTGTCCGACGTCGACATCGGACTGGTGGACGCGTCGGTCGACGACCTCGCCGAGGCGACCGTGGCCATCGTTACCGACGTCGCCGGCTCCCCGACGATCGCGCAGGCTGCGAGGCAGGCGCGTGCGGGGTCGACACCGTGGATCGCGGTCGAGGTCGGCGGCATCGGCGGGCGGACGTTCACCGACCTGGACGCGGCGATAACGGGGTTCGGACCCGAGACGGCCTGCTACGACTGTCTGCGAGCCCGGATCGGATCGACCAGGGAGTCACACACCACCACCGCGAATCCGCGGGCCGATCGGGCCACCGTTCGCCTCGCCGGTGCCATCGCGGGCCGCGAGTGTATCCGCTGGTTCGCCGGGGAGGGCGAATCGATCGTCGGGTCGATCGTCGAGCTCCCCCACGCGCGTCGCGAGCTTCACCCCGTCGAAGGGTGTCGCTGCCAGTCGACTGGCCGCGATCGGTCGCTCGACCCGACCGACGACCGCGAGCGAACGCTCGACGAGACGGTCGACCTGATGGAACGGGCGATCGACGACCGCGTCGGGCTCGTCCGGTCGATCGGGGAGGTCGACTCCTATCCGACGCCGTACTACCTGGCGACGCTCGCCGAGACGGCGGCCTACAGCGACGTCTCGGCCGCCCAGAACGCGGCCGGCGTCGACGAGGACTGGAATCGCGCGTTCGTGAAGGCGATCGGCGAGGGACTCGAACGCTACTGCGCGGGCGTCTACACGGACGACGATTTCACCGTCTCGCCGGCCGCCAAACTCGAGTCCGTCGTCGAACCCGGCGACCTGGTCAGGCCCGACGACGCCGAAACGCCCGGTCCGGACGAACCGATCAGCTGGGTCAGGGGACGCGACCTCCGGCGCGACGACCCGACCTACCTGCCCGCGGACGCGGTTCACTTCCCGCAACCCGACGGGGGCGTCCTCCCGTCGATCACGACCGGCCTCGGCCTCGGCTCCTCGACGGCGGACGCGCTCGTCTCGGGGCTCACCGAAGTGATCGAACGCGACGCGACGATGCTTGCCTGGTACTCGACGTACGACCCGCTCGAACTCGAACTCGACGACGAGGCCTTCGACCGGCTCGCCCGTCGCCTCTCGAGCGAGGGCCTCACCGTCACGCCGCTGCTCGTGACGCAGGACGTCGACGTCCCCGTGGTCAGCGTCGCCGTCTCCCGTCAGGGGTCGAACCCGGCGTGGCCGGCGTTCGCGGTCGGCTCGGCCGCCTCGCTCGACGTCGCGGCCGCCGCCCGCGACGCGCTCGCCGAGGCGGCCCAGAACTGGATGGAACTCCGGTCGATCGGCCCCGACGAGGCCGACGACGCCGGCGCCTGGATCGGTCGCTACGGCCGCTTTCCGGACGCGGCGCGGTCGTTCGTCGACGCCGAGGCGACGGTCGACGCATCGACCGTGGGTCCTGCTGCGCCGCCGACCGGCGCCGCGGCCGTCTCCGAGCTCCTCGACCGCCTCGACGACGCTGCGCTCGATGCCTTCGCTGCGAAGCTCACAACTCGCGACGTCGCGGCGATCGGCTTCGAGGCCGTCCGCGTCGTCGTCCCCGACGCCCAGCCGCTCTTTACCGACGCGCCGTTCTTCGGCGAGCGGGCGCGATCGGTCCCCGAATCGCTCGGCTACGAACCGCGACTCGATCGCGACCCGCACCCGTACCCCTAG
- a CDS encoding plastocyanin/azurin family copper-binding protein: protein MDGGDNGDGGGPGDGETDGADGETDGTDGATDGTDGNETDGGTGNETDGGGGNETDGGTGNETDGAAGGAMESGTFVEFSAQTSAWVGISPESIADEENPTITLTSGESYMIGWTEGDGANHNIEIWDSNGEVVDDLSTPIVSEPGDEQVLEIEASDEMAQYVCQPHQTTMVGDIEVQ from the coding sequence ATGGACGGAGGCGACAACGGCGACGGCGGCGGTCCCGGTGACGGCGAGACGGATGGTGCCGATGGAGAAACGGACGGTACGGACGGTGCGACGGATGGAACCGACGGAAACGAGACGGACGGTGGAACAGGAAACGAAACCGACGGCGGTGGCGGAAACGAGACGGACGGTGGAACAGGAAACGAGACGGACGGCGCCGCCGGTGGGGCCATGGAATCCGGCACATTCGTCGAATTCAGCGCCCAAACGTCCGCCTGGGTCGGAATATCGCCCGAGTCGATCGCCGACGAGGAGAACCCGACGATAACCCTGACGTCGGGAGAGTCCTACATGATCGGCTGGACGGAGGGCGACGGCGCGAACCACAACATCGAGATCTGGGATAGCAACGGCGAAGTCGTCGACGACCTCTCGACGCCGATCGTCTCGGAGCCCGGCGACGAACAGGTTCTCGAAATCGAGGCGAGCGACGAGATGGCCCAGTACGTCTGTCAACCCCACCAGACGACGATGGTCGGCGATATCGAGGTTCAGTGA
- a CDS encoding RNA-binding protein produces MAKLPLHYVDLRTFCYATEHETRVEEALRLFLPEEFEIERDETEGHYGDRIVILSARVERADEMRTVLSTVATLPSIDDLRGELDDRVTENTELFLRFDKQAAFNGDVRLGDGITFRAKVEAYPATREAAVENARSLLDTVECGDANE; encoded by the coding sequence ATGGCGAAACTACCCCTACACTACGTCGACCTGCGAACGTTCTGTTACGCGACGGAACACGAGACGCGCGTCGAGGAAGCCCTGCGGCTGTTCCTCCCCGAGGAGTTCGAGATCGAGCGCGACGAAACCGAGGGTCACTACGGCGATCGCATCGTCATCCTCTCCGCGCGCGTCGAGCGAGCGGACGAGATGCGGACGGTGCTCTCGACCGTCGCGACGTTGCCCAGCATCGACGACCTGCGCGGGGAACTCGACGACCGCGTCACGGAGAACACGGAACTGTTCCTCCGATTCGACAAACAGGCGGCGTTCAACGGCGACGTCCGACTGGGCGACGGCATCACGTTCCGCGCGAAGGTCGAGGCCTATCCGGCGACGCGGGAGGCCGCCGTCGAGAACGCGCGCAGTCTCCTCGATACCGTCGAGTGCGGGGATGCGAACGAGTGA
- the hisD gene encoding histidinol dehydrogenase has translation MDLIVRAVADLGPDERRALFERDAGIDAVRGDVESIVERVRDEGDVAVRSFTEEFDDVSVGNLECTDRCERAWAELDEPVREAIETAIENVREFHEAQLPEDWRREFDAGRELGRRFRPIERVGVYVPGGAAAYPSSAIMGIVPAVVAGVDHVAVVTPPADDPNPVTLGAIYAAGADAVYSVGGAQAIAALAYGTETVDRVQKIVGPGNRWVTAAKAEVRGDVEIDVLAGPSEVLVLADETADPAVVASELLAQAEHDPNAPVVALTDDETLATEIVAAVEAQLPDRDRSDVIEDALSNDASGVLLARSMSEAILFAESFAPEHLAILAADDESLLDRIDSAGSVFLGPHTPVAAGDYASGTNHVLPTNGGARVTGGLSVETFLRASTVQRLSRSALEDLSETIATLADAEGLEAHAASVRRRLEE, from the coding sequence ATGGACCTCATCGTCAGGGCGGTCGCCGACCTCGGACCCGACGAGCGGCGGGCGCTCTTCGAGCGCGACGCCGGGATCGACGCCGTCAGGGGCGACGTCGAATCGATCGTCGAACGCGTGCGGGACGAAGGCGACGTCGCCGTCCGCAGTTTCACCGAGGAGTTCGACGACGTCTCGGTGGGCAATCTCGAGTGTACCGACCGGTGCGAGCGCGCGTGGGCGGAACTCGACGAGCCGGTGCGCGAGGCGATCGAGACCGCCATCGAGAACGTCAGGGAGTTCCACGAGGCCCAGCTGCCGGAGGACTGGCGGCGCGAATTCGACGCCGGTCGCGAACTCGGCCGGCGGTTTCGGCCGATCGAACGCGTCGGCGTCTACGTCCCTGGCGGCGCGGCGGCCTACCCGTCGAGCGCGATCATGGGAATCGTTCCGGCCGTCGTCGCCGGCGTCGACCACGTCGCCGTCGTCACGCCGCCCGCCGACGACCCGAACCCGGTGACGCTCGGCGCAATCTACGCCGCTGGCGCGGACGCCGTCTACAGCGTCGGCGGCGCCCAGGCGATCGCCGCGCTCGCCTACGGGACCGAGACGGTCGACCGCGTGCAGAAGATCGTCGGCCCCGGAAACCGCTGGGTGACCGCGGCGAAAGCCGAGGTTCGCGGCGACGTCGAGATCGACGTCCTGGCCGGTCCCAGCGAAGTACTCGTGCTCGCCGACGAGACTGCCGATCCGGCCGTCGTCGCGAGCGAACTGCTCGCCCAGGCCGAGCACGACCCGAACGCGCCCGTCGTCGCCCTGACCGACGACGAGACGCTCGCCACCGAGATCGTCGCGGCCGTCGAGGCCCAGCTCCCCGACCGCGATCGATCCGACGTCATCGAGGACGCCCTCTCGAACGATGCCAGCGGCGTCTTGCTCGCCCGCTCGATGAGCGAGGCCATCCTCTTCGCGGAGTCGTTCGCGCCCGAGCACCTGGCGATCCTCGCCGCGGACGACGAGTCGCTCCTCGATCGGATCGACAGCGCCGGGAGCGTCTTCCTCGGCCCCCACACGCCGGTGGCCGCGGGCGATTACGCCAGCGGAACGAATCACGTCCTGCCGACCAACGGCGGCGCTCGCGTGACCGGCGGGCTCTCGGTCGAGACGTTCCTCCGTGCGAGTACGGTCCAGCGCCTCTCTCGCTCGGCTCTCGAGGATCTCTCCGAAACCATCGCGACGCTGGCCGACGCCGAGGGGCTCGAAGCGCACGCGGCGAGCGTCCGTCGGCGACTGGAGGAGTGA
- a CDS encoding DHH family phosphoesterase, with protein sequence MSRAETLAEQLRGEAAVAIVCHDDPDPDCLASALAFERIAREADVSETTIVYGGELSHQQNRAFVNMLAIDLVHGRDVSLTDEYVAFVDHSRVGGNSAIDRSIRPDAIVDHHPDGEIDAGFVDVRPDFGATVTIFVEYFERLDVDFTRRLATAMLFALHRERLDFVRSPTLAEYEAALAVYETADLESLEQLYGSAFTPETIDAIGRAIRSRRQRGSALLASVGQTSETDALPQAADYLLNVEGINTVLTYGIVGDTIRLSARSIDPRVDAGSLLKRAFRDLGTAGGHHDMAGGRIELGIFGEFDDHEDAARVLSLLDRRIERRFFDAV encoded by the coding sequence ATGAGTCGCGCGGAGACCCTCGCCGAACAGTTGCGAGGTGAGGCGGCGGTCGCCATCGTCTGTCACGACGATCCGGACCCCGACTGCCTCGCGAGCGCCCTGGCGTTCGAGCGAATCGCACGGGAGGCGGACGTCTCCGAGACGACGATCGTCTACGGGGGCGAGCTCTCCCACCAGCAGAACCGGGCCTTCGTCAACATGCTCGCGATCGACCTGGTCCACGGGCGAGACGTCTCACTGACCGACGAGTACGTCGCGTTCGTCGATCACTCCCGCGTCGGCGGGAACTCGGCGATCGACCGATCGATCCGCCCGGACGCGATCGTCGACCACCACCCCGACGGGGAGATCGACGCCGGATTCGTGGACGTTCGACCGGACTTCGGTGCGACGGTGACGATCTTCGTCGAGTACTTCGAGCGCCTCGACGTCGACTTCACCCGCCGACTCGCGACGGCGATGCTGTTCGCGCTGCATCGCGAACGCCTGGACTTCGTTCGGTCTCCCACGCTCGCGGAGTACGAGGCGGCGCTGGCGGTCTACGAGACGGCCGATCTCGAATCGCTGGAACAGCTCTACGGCAGCGCCTTCACGCCGGAGACGATCGACGCGATCGGTCGAGCGATCCGCTCGCGCCGCCAGCGCGGGTCGGCCCTGCTCGCGAGCGTCGGGCAGACGAGCGAGACGGACGCGCTCCCGCAGGCGGCGGATTACCTGCTCAACGTCGAGGGTATTAACACCGTCCTCACCTACGGCATCGTCGGCGACACGATCAGGCTCAGCGCGCGCTCGATCGACCCGCGAGTCGACGCCGGTTCGCTCCTGAAGCGAGCCTTCAGGGACCTCGGGACCGCCGGCGGGCACCACGATATGGCGGGCGGACGGATCGAGCTCGGCATCTTCGGCGAGTTCGACGATCACGAGGACGCAGCGCGCGTGCTCTCGCTCCTCGATCGGCGCATCGAACGCCGGTTCTTCGACGCGGTGTGA
- a CDS encoding dodecin yields the protein MVFKKITLIGTSEESFDAAADDAIDRAEDTLQNVYWVEVDELGVEIASVDERQYQAEVTVAFELED from the coding sequence ATGGTTTTCAAGAAGATCACCCTGATCGGAACGAGCGAGGAGAGCTTCGACGCCGCGGCCGACGACGCGATCGATCGCGCCGAGGATACCCTTCAGAACGTCTACTGGGTGGAAGTCGACGAACTCGGCGTCGAGATCGCCTCCGTCGACGAGCGACAGTACCAGGCGGAGGTGACCGTCGCGTTCGAACTCGAAGACTGA
- the guaB gene encoding IMP dehydrogenase: MANETPPEDFYSEKLRVPEALTFDDVLLKPKESRVEPDEADLTSRVSKGVEVSVPILSAAMDTVTESEMAIAMARHGGLGVLHRNMTIDRMVEEIERVKRADELIIQLDDVVTADPEMSVREVDELMAREGVGGAPVVNTRGEVLGIISSTDIRPHLEVNEDDPVTEAMTDEVITAPEEIGPREAFDLMYEHKIERVPVVDDENLLVGLVTMQGILQRREYQHAVRDADGRLRCGVAVSPFERERADAADDAGADVLFIDTAHAHNLNVIEGAREIATAVDADVVVGNVGTREAADELVDFADGIKVGIGPGSICTTRIVSGAGMPQITAVSQVADVAAAHDVPVIADGGIRYSGDAIKAIAAGADAVMLGSYFAGTEEAPGRVVTMNGKKYKQYRGMGSVGAMKSGDGDRYLKEEPDEEEDYVPEGVEAATPYKGTLQSELHQLSGGMQSGMGYVGAETIPEFKRRAEFVRVSAAGQTEGHAHDVVITDEAPNYSPQSE, encoded by the coding sequence ATGGCGAACGAGACTCCACCTGAGGACTTTTACTCGGAGAAATTGCGCGTTCCGGAGGCCCTCACGTTCGACGACGTGTTGCTCAAACCCAAAGAGAGCCGCGTCGAACCCGACGAAGCGGACCTCACCTCGCGCGTCTCGAAGGGGGTCGAAGTGTCGGTCCCGATCCTGTCGGCGGCGATGGACACCGTCACCGAGAGCGAGATGGCGATCGCGATGGCCCGACACGGCGGCCTCGGCGTCCTCCACCGGAACATGACCATCGATCGGATGGTCGAGGAGATCGAACGCGTCAAGCGCGCGGACGAACTCATCATCCAGCTCGACGACGTCGTCACGGCCGATCCCGAGATGTCGGTCCGCGAGGTCGACGAGCTCATGGCGCGCGAGGGTGTCGGCGGCGCGCCGGTCGTCAACACTCGCGGCGAGGTGCTCGGCATCATCTCGAGTACCGACATCCGTCCGCACCTGGAAGTCAACGAAGACGATCCGGTCACCGAGGCGATGACGGACGAGGTCATCACCGCCCCGGAGGAGATCGGCCCGCGCGAGGCCTTCGACCTGATGTACGAGCACAAGATCGAGCGCGTTCCCGTCGTCGACGACGAGAACCTGCTCGTCGGGCTGGTGACGATGCAGGGCATCCTCCAGCGCCGCGAGTATCAACACGCCGTTCGCGACGCGGATGGACGGCTCCGGTGTGGGGTCGCCGTCAGCCCGTTCGAGCGCGAGCGCGCGGACGCGGCCGACGACGCGGGGGCGGACGTCCTCTTCATCGACACGGCCCACGCGCACAATCTGAACGTCATCGAGGGGGCTCGGGAGATCGCGACCGCAGTGGACGCCGACGTGGTGGTCGGTAACGTCGGCACCCGCGAGGCGGCCGACGAACTGGTCGACTTCGCCGACGGAATCAAGGTCGGCATCGGCCCCGGTTCGATCTGTACGACGCGGATCGTCTCGGGGGCCGGCATGCCACAGATCACCGCCGTCTCCCAGGTCGCCGACGTCGCCGCGGCCCACGACGTCCCCGTCATCGCCGACGGCGGCATTCGCTACTCCGGCGACGCGATCAAGGCCATCGCCGCCGGCGCGGACGCCGTCATGCTGGGGTCGTACTTCGCGGGGACCGAGGAGGCGCCCGGCCGCGTCGTGACGATGAACGGCAAGAAGTACAAGCAGTACCGCGGCATGGGATCGGTCGGCGCGATGAAATCCGGCGACGGCGATCGCTACCTGAAGGAAGAACCGGACGAGGAGGAAGACTACGTCCCGGAAGGCGTCGAAGCCGCCACGCCGTACAAGGGCACGCTCCAGTCGGAACTGCACCAGCTCTCCGGCGGGATGCAATCCGGAATGGGCTACGTCGGCGCGGAGACGATCCCGGAATTCAAGCGACGCGCGGAGTTCGTCCGCGTCTCGGCCGCCGGCCAGACGGAGGGCCACGCCCACGACGTCGTCATCACGGACGAGGCGCCGAACTACTCGCCGCAGTCCGAGTAG
- a CDS encoding DUF1918 domain-containing protein, producing the protein MSFEEDDRVELSDKHSEFDGQVGTVTQTMESMFGDTTYTISFEDGQETGVPEDQLEPAPDADDEE; encoded by the coding sequence ATGAGCTTCGAGGAAGACGACCGCGTGGAACTCTCGGACAAGCACAGCGAGTTCGACGGCCAGGTCGGGACCGTGACCCAGACGATGGAGTCCATGTTCGGCGACACCACCTACACGATCAGCTTCGAGGACGGCCAGGAGACGGGCGTCCCGGAAGATCAGCTCGAACCGGCGCCCGACGCGGACGACGAGGAATAG
- a CDS encoding class I SAM-dependent methyltransferase, with translation MTAADRVERLAAQFDPRSDRTDVWRGLALVLDTDAYLNLGYSGRFRSYLVGDPQARLVDLVVDRLAETRTDPAGERLLDLGCGRGEPIERAANRHGFDGIGVDLVPGNVDLARATSRTGAAFVVGDMGRLPIRDRSVAAAMSIDAIAYVPDRSGAYAELSRVLEEGGTAVISDLVLRTDENDAGDAIERFGSAWDIPPPEPFANYLDAVTAEGLEVVEVERLTPRSIGTFRKWSRLFLALATGPSGPVVRRLLAASGMNPSRVVEQVRAAHRVLPVLEHVLLVLER, from the coding sequence ATGACGGCCGCCGATCGAGTCGAACGGCTCGCGGCGCAGTTCGATCCCCGATCGGACCGCACCGACGTCTGGCGCGGCCTCGCGCTCGTCCTCGATACCGACGCGTACCTCAATCTCGGCTACTCCGGACGATTCAGGAGTTACCTCGTCGGCGATCCCCAGGCGCGGCTGGTCGACTTGGTCGTCGACCGCCTGGCCGAGACGCGGACCGATCCGGCCGGTGAGCGGCTGCTCGACCTCGGGTGCGGGCGCGGCGAGCCGATCGAGCGCGCCGCGAACCGCCACGGCTTCGACGGTATCGGGGTGGACCTCGTTCCCGGAAACGTCGATCTGGCCCGGGCGACGTCGCGAACGGGGGCGGCGTTCGTCGTGGGGGACATGGGCCGGTTACCGATTCGCGATCGGTCCGTCGCGGCGGCGATGTCGATCGACGCGATCGCGTACGTCCCGGATCGATCGGGGGCCTACGCAGAACTATCGCGCGTGCTCGAGGAGGGTGGGACGGCAGTCATCTCCGATCTCGTACTGCGGACCGATGAGAACGACGCCGGCGACGCGATCGAACGATTCGGTTCGGCCTGGGACATCCCGCCGCCGGAACCGTTCGCGAACTACCTCGATGCGGTCACCGCCGAGGGACTCGAAGTGGTCGAGGTCGAACGGTTGACTCCCCGCAGCATCGGGACGTTTCGCAAGTGGTCGCGGCTGTTCCTGGCGCTGGCAACGGGGCCGTCCGGACCGGTCGTTCGGCGCCTACTCGCGGCGAGCGGGATGAACCCGTCCCGCGTCGTCGAACAGGTGCGCGCCGCCCATCGGGTGCTCCCAGTACTGGAGCACGTACTGCTCGTTCTCGAGCGATAA
- a CDS encoding enoyl-CoA hydratase/isomerase family protein yields MSESEHVRVERIDDVGRVVMDRPDRHNAMTPEMAASIAAGLDEHATDDEVRCIVLTGSEHAYNTGADLGSLSGDSSDESAIDEIAGPLHASVRTMTTAPKPVVTGINGIVAGGGLGLALASDVALMADSARIDYAYPRIGLSGDGGITWLLPKLLGLRRAQSFALLGEAFDAPEAVEAGLVTEAVPDAEFEDRLAELATELAEGPTRAYATIRRLLFEGADRSLDDHLRTERDELTGLTETEDYARGIGTFFDDEEPDFVGR; encoded by the coding sequence ATGAGCGAGAGTGAACACGTCCGCGTCGAACGGATCGACGACGTGGGCCGCGTGGTCATGGATCGGCCCGACCGGCACAACGCGATGACCCCAGAGATGGCGGCGTCTATCGCCGCGGGACTGGACGAACACGCGACGGACGACGAGGTTCGGTGTATCGTCCTCACCGGTTCGGAACACGCGTACAACACGGGCGCCGATCTCGGCTCGCTCTCGGGCGATTCGAGCGACGAGTCGGCCATCGACGAGATCGCCGGCCCGCTACACGCCAGCGTCCGGACCATGACGACGGCGCCGAAACCCGTCGTCACCGGGATCAACGGCATCGTCGCGGGCGGCGGCCTCGGCCTCGCGCTCGCGTCTGACGTCGCGCTCATGGCCGACTCCGCCCGGATCGACTACGCCTATCCGCGGATCGGCCTCTCCGGCGACGGCGGGATCACCTGGCTGCTGCCGAAGCTGCTCGGCCTGCGACGGGCCCAATCGTTCGCGTTGCTCGGTGAGGCCTTCGACGCGCCCGAAGCGGTCGAGGCGGGGCTCGTGACGGAGGCGGTCCCCGACGCGGAGTTCGAGGATCGACTCGCCGAACTCGCGACCGAACTCGCCGAGGGACCGACGAGGGCGTACGCGACGATTCGCCGACTGCTCTTCGAGGGTGCCGACCGATCGCTCGACGACCACCTCCGGACCGAGCGCGACGAGCTGACCGGCCTGACCGAAACGGAAGACTACGCGCGCGGCATCGGCACGTTCTTCGACGACGAGGAGCCGGACTTCGTCGGCCGGTAG